One Brassica napus cultivar Da-Ae chromosome A1, Da-Ae, whole genome shotgun sequence genomic region harbors:
- the LOC106366723 gene encoding oleosin — protein MKQIPTSTCLQPMHERYLKAEFVISLFLPFPVFFLSPTRKQQSLSTMAETLSTGESRYWPIYGSNTAERNSPYPSLLRLLRSHSPTSSHLFGFLALLISGCLLTFLLGVSLTATALGFIAFLPLIIISGPIWLPGFVLVGRCLTVVRFLVGTVAIVSWTYRYFREMHPAGSDQMDYARGRIYDTASHVKDYARKYGGYFHGRAKDAAPDA, from the coding sequence ATGAAACAAATACCAACCTCCACGTGTTTGCAACCCATGCATGAACGCTACCTCAAAGCTGAATTTGTTATAAGTTTGTTTTTACCCTTTCCTGTTTTCTTTCTGTCACCCACACGAAAACAACAATCACTCTCTACAATGGCCGAAACGCTTTCTACCGGCGAGTCTCGATATTGGCCCATCTACGGTAGCAACACCGCCGAAAGAAACAGCCCTTACCCCTCGCTTCTCCGCCTTCTCCGATCTCATTCACCAACCTCCTCACATCTCTTTGGTTTCCTCGCTCTCCTCATATCCGGATGCCTCCTCACCTTCCTCCTAGGTGTATCCCTGACCGCCACCGCGTTAGGCTTCATTGCGTTTCTTCCCTTGATCATCATCTCGGGTCCGATCTGGCTTCCGGGTTTTGTCCTTGTTGGCAGGTGCTTAACAGTCGTGAGATTTCTTGTTGGAACGGTGGCTATTGTATCGTGGACGTACCGTTATTTTCGGGAAATGCACCCGGCTGGATCGGATCAAATGGACTATGCACGTGGTCGGATCTATGACACAGCCTCACATGTCAAAGATTACGCTAGAAAGTACGGTGGATACTTCCACGGTAGGGCTAAAGATGCAGCCCCTGATGCTTAA
- the LOC106379931 gene encoding uracil-DNA glycosylase, mitochondrial: protein MASSTSKTLIDFIHPAKRLKASSFPAVSAAGGSRGLGSSSKSPPRIVTVATSKRNLAVRSEKVAKAKAEGSCCHVALNELLVEESWLKALPGELQKPYFKALSDFLERESKGPLIYPPQHLVFNALNSTPFDRVKAVIIGQDPYHGPGQAMGLSFSVPEGEKLPSSLLNIFKELQKDVGCSIPRHGDLQKWARQGVLLLNAVLTVRSKQPNSHAKKGWEQFTDAVIQSISQQKEGVVFLLWGRYAQEKSKLIDGNKHHILTAAHPSGLSAHRGFFNCRHFSQANQLLEQRGIPPIDWQL, encoded by the exons ATGGCTTCGTCCacatctaaaaccctaattgaCTTTATTCATCCCGCAAAACGCCTCAAAGCTTCCTCCTTTCCCGCCGTTTCCGCCGCCGGTGGGTCCCGCGGTTTGGGTTCTTCCTCAAAATCTCCGCCTCGCATAGTAACCGTAGCCACGTCCAAGCGCAACCTCGCCGTCCGCTCCGAGAAGGTCGCAAAAGCTAAAG CTGAAGGAAGCTGCTGCCACGTGGCTTTGAATGAGCTGTTAGTGGAAGAGTCATGGCTTAAAGCTCTCCCTGGAGAATTGCAAAAACCCTACTTCAAAGCCCTTTCTGACTTCCTTGAACGTGAGAGTAAAGGCCCTTTGATATATCCCCCGCAGCATTTGGTTTTCAATGCTCTTAATTCAACACCTTTTGATCGAGTCAAGGCTGTCATTATCGGACAG GATCCGTACCATGGACCTGGTCAAGCTATGGGTTTGTCTTTCTCTGTGCCTGAAGGAGAGAAGCTTCCTTCTAGTCTGTTGAACATATTCAAGGAGCTTCAGAAAGATGTTGGCTGTTCAATTCCGCGTCATGGTGATCTACAGAAATGGGCTCGGCAG GGTGTTTTGCTGTTGAATGCTGTTCTTACAG TAAGGAGTAAACAGCCGAACTCACATGCAAAGAAAGGATGGGAACAGTTCACTGATGCTGTGATTCAAAGCATTTCGCAGCAGAAGGAAGGTGTTGTCTTTCTTCTCTGGGGAAGATACGCTCAAGAGAAATCCAA GTTGATAGATGGGAATAAACATCATATACTCACAGCAGCTCATCCATCTGGTTTGTCTGCGCATAGAGGCTTCTTCAACTGCAG ACATTTCTCTCAAGCAAACCAGCTACTCGAACAGAGGGGGATTCCTCCCATAGACTGGCAACTTTAA
- the LOC106346959 gene encoding zinc finger CCCH domain-containing protein 38, whose translation MSGLGRKHVSKWDSKEDTHHHHPSVDVTSGSHYRDKDPQPVLFNAGSNANASRRSSEDQHSSQARTRGRVSQNNDNSYYSEQDETRQQFSHRSDSRSYSRSRSRSRSPVFRPRRDHAGSYDRHKETRTRDEFNKPGSDYGWEDKASRKPRETRYHANDFRGARSSDYDDTEERSRREHLHDGVSDPRLRRQGSELTGEKETQPRGGDGEGRFRRSSEIPCKFFAAGNCRNGHHCRFSHHRGVDRKQPQENQNSFYRQDSNYHSGHNRWNGDERLDNGKLSKGTCETKGSSWIGDMEMSPDWNYSAHNLKKRMKEEPGVGQSSKSRVDDQRSSGMYSYGGNKPMLEKPIVADSHQNYNNVVNTAPPVQAYNQNHHDVLPYQNSPTPGGTQHQVIAAAAAAAATDFSVGLNFRNPESVKAYNDNHHSMVEKAVPAQSSVTREQKDQLSNISATIAQLLANAQPIPQLTQALQMHLHSESSMAVQPNHATTQSNNPFGMSTDTATASQATNVDGVQELPVNPKASEENGDTKTTDEASKQEEFKKAGEDVKEADNIVDEDDDDGSDEEEEEEEDKKEMKDPKGMRTFKFALVEIVKELLKPAWKEGKMKKDGYKNIVKKVVEKVTGSMQSGNVPQTQEKIDHYLSASKPKLTKLVQAYISKAKKT comes from the exons ATGAGTGGTTTGGGGAGGAAACATGTTTCTAAATGGGACTCTAAGGAAGAcacacatcatcatcatcctagCGTAGATGTAACATCAGGTTCTCATTACCGTGACAAGGATCCACAGCCTGTCCTGTTCAACGCAGGCAGTAATGCAAATGCAAGTAGGAGGTCTTCGGAAGATCAGCACTCCAGTCAAGCTAGGACTAGAGGCAGAGTTTCACAGAATAACGATAACAGTTATTATTCTGAACAAGATGAGACTAGGCAGCAATTTTCACATAG GAGTGATAGTAGAAGTTATAGCAGAAGTAGAAGCCGTAGCAGAAGCCCTGTCTTTAGACCAAGGCGAGATCATGCAGGATCTTATGACAGACACAAGGAGACCAGAACACGAGATGAGTTCAACAAGCCAGGCAGTGATTATGGTTGGGAAGATAAAGCTAGTAGAAAGCCAAGGGAGACAAGATATCACGCAAATGATTTCAGAGGTGCAAGGTCTTCAGACTATGATGATACTGAGGAACGTTCTAGAAGGGAGCATTTACATGACGGCGTTTCAGACCCGAGGTTGAGAAGACAAGGAAGCGAGCTGACAGGAGAGAAAGAAACGCAACCAAGAGGTGGTGATGGTGAGGGACGGTTCCGCAGGAGCTCGGAGATACCCTGCAAGTTTTTCGCAGCAGGGAACTGTCGTAATGGCCATCATTGCAGGTTCTCTCATCATCGTGGTGTTGATAGAAAGCAGCCTCAAGAGAACCAGAACAGCTTTTATAGACAGGACAGCAACTATCACAGTGGTCATAATAGATGGAACGGTGATGAAAGATTGGATAATGGAAAGCTCAGTAAAGGGACTTGTGAAACTAAGGGTAGTAGCTGGATTGGTGACATGGAGATGTCTCCAGATTGGAACTATAGTGCTCATAACTTGAAAAAACGTATGAAAGAAGAGCCTGGTGTTGGTCAGAGTTCAAAGTCTCGAGTTGATGATCAGAGGAGCAGTGGTATGTATTCATATGGTGGCAACAAACCCATGCTTGAGAAACCTATAGTAGCTGATTCTCATCAGAACTACAACAATGTGGTGAATACTGCTCCTCCAGTTCAAGCTTATAATCAAAATCATCATGATGTATTGCCGTACCAAAACTCGCCAACCCCTGGAGGAACTCAACACCAAGTGatagctgctgctgctgctgctgctgctacaGATTTCTCAGTAGGCTTGAACTTTAGAAACCCCGAGAGCGTAAAAGCTTATAATGATAATCATCATTCAATGGTGGAGAAAGCTGTTCCGGCTCAAAGTAGTGTGACCAGGGAACAAAAAGATCAGCTTAGCAACATCTCAGCAACTATAGCGCAGCTTCTTGCAAATGCACAGCCCATTCCACAGCTTACACAAGCACTGCAGATGCACTTGCATTCAGAATCTTCCATGgctgttcaaccaaatcatgcTACTACTCAGAGTAACAACCCATTTGGGATGAGCACTGACACTGCGACTGCATCACAGGCAACCAATGTCGATGGGGTTCAGGAACTGCCGGTAAACCCCAAGGCTTCTGAGGAAAACGGAGACACAAAGACCACTGACGAAGCTAGTAAACAAGAAGAGTTTAAGAAAGCTGGAGAAGATGTCAAAGAAGCTGATAACATTgtagatgaagatgatgatgatgggagcgatgaagaagaagaagaagaagaagacaagaaagAGATGAAAGACCCGAAAGGAATGAGGACGTTCAAGTTTGCGCTTGTTGAGATTGTGAAGGAGCTTCTGAAACCAGCTTGGAAAGAAGGTAAGATGAAGAAAGATGGTTACAAGAACATAGTGAAGAAAGTAGTTGAGAAAGTGACTGGCTCTATGCAAAGTGGAAACGTTCCTCAAACACAGGAGAAGATTGACCATTATCTATCCGCTTCCAAACCGAAGCTTACAAAGCTCGTTCAG GCATATATCAGTAAAGCCAAGAAGACGTAA
- the LOC106346976 gene encoding DEAD-box ATP-dependent RNA helicase 51, with the protein MVELEKNSSGELKKRIRKRNRGKKNELQKVQVETHNVEENADEIKKKLKKVKKLQERGETDEDVEAKEKEEEVEDKMVVVAKGIMTNETFESLDLSEQTFEAIKAMDFKHMTQIQAGSIPPLLEGKDVLGAARTGSGKTLAFLIPAVELLFKERFSPRNGTGVIVICPTRELAIQTKNVAEELVKHHSLTVSMVIGGNNRRSEAQRLANGSNLLIATPGRLLDHLQHTKGFIFKHLKCLVIDEADRILEENFEEDMNKILKILPKTRQTALFSATQTSKVQDLARVSLTSPVLVDVDDGRRKVTNEGLEQGYCVVPSEKRLLLLISFLKKNLNKKIMVFFSTCKSVQFHAEIMKLINVDSCDIHGGLDQNRRTKTFFDFMKAEKGILLCTDVAARGLDIPAVDWIIQYDPPDKPTEYIHRVGRTARGEGAKGKALLVLIPEELQFIRYLKAAKVPVKELEFNEKKLLNVRSALEKYVANDYNLNKIAKEAYRAYIAAYNSHSLKDIFNVHRLDLQAVALSFCFSSPPKVHLNIESGAGKVRKARNQQGRNGFSPYTPYGKGKATPKEA; encoded by the exons ATGGTTGAGCTGGAGAAGAACTCCAGTGGAGAGCTGAAGAAGAGGATCAGAAAGCGAAACCGTGGGAAGAAGAACGAGCTTCAAAAGGTGCAAGTAGAAACCCATAACGTTGAGGAAAACGCTGATGAAATCAAAAAGAAGCTTAAGAAAGTAAAGAAGCTGCAGGAGAGAGGCGAAACTGATGAAGACGTGGAAGCAAAGGAAAAGGAAGAGGAAGTAGAAGACAAGATGGTGGTTGTGGCGAAAGGGATAATGACTAACGAGACTTTTGAATCCCTTGACTTGTCAGAGCAGACCTTCGAAGCTATCAAGGCCATGGACTTTAAGCACATGACTCAA ATTCAAGCTGGATCAATTCCTCCTCTTTTGGAGGGCAAAGATGTTCTTGGTGCTGCCAGGACTGGTTCTGGTAAAACCCTTGCTTTTCTCATTCCGGCTGTTGAGTTGCTCTTTAAAGAGCGTTTCTCTCCTCGCAACGGGACTGGTGTCATCGTTATTTGCCCCACAAGAGAACTTGCTATTCAG acTAAAAATGTGGCGGAGGAGCTAGTGAAGCATCATTCACTTACTGTCAGTATGGTTATTGGTGGAAATAACAGAAGGTCGGAAGCACAACGTCTTGCGAATGGTTCAAATTTGCTGATAGCAACTCCTGGGCGTCTTCTTGACCATCTTCAACATACCAagggtttcatttttaaacaCCTAAAG TGCCTTGTGATTGATGAAGCTGATAGGATTCTGGAAGAAAATTTTGAGGAGGACATGAATAAGATTCTAAAAATTCTACCAAAG ACTAGGCAAACCGCACTATTCTCTGCCACCCAGACTTCGAAG GTTCAAGATCTTGCTCGAGTGTCATTGACGTCTCCTGTTCTTGTTGATGTCGATGATGGTAGACGCAAG GTGACAAATGAAGGATTGGAGCAAGGCTATTGCGTTGTTCCGAGCGAAAAGAGACTTCTCCTTCTAATTTCTTTTCTGAAGAAGAAcctaaacaagaaaataatggTGTTCTTCTCTACGTGCAAGTCGGTACAGTTCCATGCCGAAATCATGAAGCTAATCAACGTGGATAGCTGTGACATCCATGGAGGATTGGATCAGAACAGAAGAACTAAAACTTTTTTCGACTTTATGAAAGCAGAGAAAGGTATTTTGTTGTGCACTGATGTTGCTGCTCGTGGTCTCGACATTCCTGCCGTG GACTGGATTATACAATATGATCCTCCAGACAAGCCAACG GAATATATCCACAGGGTTGGTCGAACAGCCCGTGGAGAAGGAGCAAAGGGAAAAGCATTGCTTGTCTTGATCCCTGAAGAGCTTCAATTTATTCGTTACCTTAAG GCTGCAAAAGTACCTGTAAAAGAGCTTGAGTTCAATGAGAAGAAGCTTTTGAATGTTCGATCCGCTCTG GAGAAATATGTTGCCAACGACTATAATCTGAACAAGATAGCCAAGGAAGCGTACAGGGCTTATATCGCAGCATACAATTCACATTCTCTGAAAGATATCTTTAATGTTCACCGGCTAGATCTTCAG GCGGTTGCTCTATCCTTCTGCTTCTCTTCGCCGCCAAAAGTGCATCTGAACATAGAAAGTGGAGCTGGAAAGGTGAGGAAGGCGAGGAATCAGCAAGGTCGCAATGGCTTCTCTCCTTACACTCCCTATGGCAAAGGCAAGGCCACACCCAAAGAGGCATGA
- the LOC106379951 gene encoding single-stranded DNA-binding protein, mitochondrial, with translation MANSMATLSRRLYRSLLYHPRFSQSLRSLCTNNNVDELSSSISDTESPHEPNASDPNHRFSGEDRVMEEGPLENGLDAGIFKAILVGQVGQLPLQKKLKSGRTVTLFSVGTGGIRNNRRPLINEDPREYANRSAVQWHRVSVYPERLADLVLKNVEPGTIVYLEGNLETKIFTDPVTGLVRRIREVAIRRNGRVVFLGKAGDMQQPSSSELRGVGYY, from the exons ATGGCGAATTCAATGGCTACGCTTTCTAGAAGACTCTACCGATCTCTCCTATACCACCCCAGATTCTCTCAATCTCTCAGATCTCTCTGCACCAACAACAACGTCGACGAGTTATCATCCTCCATCTCAGACACTGAATCACCCCATGAACCAAACGCTTCAGATCCGAACCATCGATTCTCCGGAGAAGATCGCGTGATGGAGGAGGGTCCTCTCGAGAACGGCCTCGACGCTGGCATTTTCAAG GCGATTTTGGTGGGGCAAGTGGGGCAGCTACCTctgcagaagaagctgaagagtggCAGAACGGTTACTCTCTTCTCTGTGGGAACCGGTGGGATTAGGAATAACCGGAGACCGTTGATTAACGAAGACCCCAGAGAGTATGCGAACCGTTCTGCTGTGCAGTGGCACCGTGTCTCTGTTTACCCTGAACGTTTGGCTGATCTTGTGTTAAAGAACGTTGAACCAGG CACCATTGTCTACTTGGAGGGTAATCTGGAGACGAAGATTTTCACTGATCCAGTCACTGGTTTGGTTCGACGAATTAGAGAAGTCGCTATTCGTAGAAACG GCCGAGTTGTGTTCTTAGGAAAAGCTGGTGATATGCAGCAGCCAAGTTCTTCTGAGCTTAGAGGCGTTGGCTATTACTGA
- the LOC106379942 gene encoding early nodulin-like protein 1 gives MSPSKKIITLVTILVSFFLFSCGVSSTELEVGGEDGWVVPNSNKTHGDMFNQWASHNRFKVGDTIRFKYKKDSVLVVSEDEYKECKASKPQLYSNNQDTVFKLDRPGLFYFISGVSGHCEKGQKMIIKVMETESSPDSPPPSSSFSSLPASTHKKSSALKTAVQFTSSGFVVLIVSVLVWH, from the exons ATGAGTCCATCTAAGAAGATCATCACTCTTGTTACtattcttgtttctttttttctgttttcatgTGGGGTTTCAAGCACTGAACTTGAAGTTGGAGGAGAAGATGGTTGGGTCGTACCTAATTCTAACAAGACTCACGGAGATATGTTTAACCAATGGGCTTCACACAACCGGTTTAAAGTTGGCGACACTATCC GTTTCAAATACAAGAAAGACTCAGTATTGGTGGTGTCAGAAGACGAGTACAAGGAATGCAAGGCATCTAAACCGCAACTCTATTCCAACAACCAAGACACGGTTTTCAAACTAGACCGTCCTGGTTTGTTTTACTTCATCAGTGGTGTCTCGGGTCACTGTGAAAAGGGTCAGAAGATGATCATTAAAGTCATGGAGACCGAGTCTTCGCCAGATTCTCctcctccttcctcttctttttcATCTCTTCCGGCTTCAACTCACAAGAAGAGCAGTGCATTGAAAACTGCTGTCCAGTTCACTAGTTCCGGCTTTGTGGTTCTTATTGTTTCGGTTTTGGTTTGGCATTAG
- the LOC106366712 gene encoding agamous-like MADS-box protein AGL103, with amino-acid sequence MSSSLSKTTKVSQFRPTLFQKASSLKAASLAKRQVTVFKKAEELSILCGVEVSVICYGSDGALRTWPKDREKVKDMAVRYSQLSEVKRRIKQWDLNKFLEEVNKDPKKKNKKKKVKLESSYKYPDWDPRFDNCSVEQLTELIQSLECKQTIMQDRLRAVLESQRQRNMYYMNMAEPTQMNHLQQQLPNQDQSLAPLPNSLTVYQYPNMDTYSSFLGGQETGRNEFLSTNMIPYNSFNSNCVNMFQN; translated from the coding sequence ATGTCTTCATCTTTGTCGAAAACCACTAAAGTTTCCCAATTTCGACCAACCCTTTTTCAGAAAGCTTCTTCTTTGAAAGCCGCAAGCTTAGCTAAAAGACAAGTGACTGTCTTCAAGAAAGCTGAGGAGCTTTCAATTCTCTGCGGGGTCGAAGTCAGCGTCATCTGCTACGGATCAGACGGTGCGCTTAGAACATGGCCCAAGGACAGAGAGAAGGTCAAAGACATGGCTGTAAGGTACAGCCAGTTAAGCGAGGTGAAGCGACGCATAAAACAATGGGATCTTAACAAGTTTCTCGAGGAGGTCAACAAGGATCCcaaaaagaagaacaagaagaagaaagtgaaacTTGAATCCAGTTACAAGTATCCGGATTGGGATCCCAGGTTTGATAATTGCTCTGTTGAGCAACTCACGGAGCTGATTCAATCCTTGGAATGCAAGCAAACCATAATGCAAGATAGGCTTCGAGCAGTTCTTGAATCTCAGAGACAGAGGAATATGTATTACATGAACATGGCTGAACCGACGCAGATGAATCATCTTCAACAGCAGCTCCCTAACCAAGATCAATCCCTGGCTCCACTTCCAAATTCACTGACGGTGTACCAGTATCCAAACATGGATACGTACTCGAGTTTTCTTGGGGGACAAGAAACTGGAAGGAATGAGTTTCTAAGCACGAACATGATACCCTACAACAGCTTCAACAGCAACTGTGTTAATATGTTTCAAAACTAG